From Actinopolymorpha cephalotaxi, one genomic window encodes:
- a CDS encoding NAD(P)/FAD-dependent oxidoreductase, producing MAEQTGQQTYVVIGGGLAAAKAVEALRSEGFSGRVVLVARESELPYERPPLSKGVLLDADDPVTVITHDQAWYDEQRIELRLGVAVRRLDPSAHEVVLADGETLHYDKALLATGSVVRRLNVPGADLAGVHYLRTLTDCLTLKATLAAADRVVVVGAGWIGLETAAAARHHGAEVVVVEPQPGPLYTVLGSQMSEVFARLHRDHGVEFRFGASVEQISGDGGKVTGVVTGAGEELAADAVIVGVGVAPDVELAEAAGLDVDKGVLTDERLRTSDPDVYAAGDVARWHSPTFGRRLHVEHWANAQDGGAAAGRAMLGADAAYDAVPFFFSDQYDLGMEYSGDVGPDGYDDVVVRGDLDGREFVAFWLRKGRVVAGMNVNVWDVQDAIQALIRSGREVDPGKLADGDVDLDAVYA from the coding sequence ATGGCTGAGCAGACCGGACAGCAGACCTACGTCGTGATCGGCGGGGGACTGGCCGCGGCGAAGGCGGTGGAGGCGTTGCGGTCGGAAGGTTTCTCCGGCCGGGTCGTGCTCGTCGCCCGCGAGTCCGAGCTTCCGTACGAACGCCCGCCGCTGTCCAAGGGCGTCCTCCTCGACGCCGACGATCCGGTGACGGTGATCACCCACGACCAGGCGTGGTACGACGAGCAGCGGATCGAGCTCCGCCTCGGTGTCGCCGTGCGGCGGCTGGACCCGTCCGCGCACGAGGTGGTGCTGGCCGACGGTGAGACGCTCCACTACGACAAGGCGCTGCTGGCGACCGGCTCGGTGGTGCGCCGGCTGAACGTTCCCGGTGCCGACCTGGCCGGCGTGCACTACCTGCGGACCCTCACCGACTGCCTCACGCTGAAGGCGACCCTGGCCGCCGCGGACCGGGTCGTGGTCGTCGGCGCCGGCTGGATCGGCCTGGAGACCGCGGCCGCGGCGCGCCACCACGGCGCGGAGGTGGTGGTGGTCGAGCCGCAGCCGGGGCCGCTCTACACCGTGCTGGGATCGCAGATGAGCGAGGTGTTCGCGCGGCTGCACCGCGACCACGGGGTGGAGTTCCGGTTCGGCGCCTCCGTCGAGCAGATCAGCGGCGACGGCGGGAAGGTGACCGGCGTGGTCACCGGAGCCGGCGAGGAGCTGGCCGCGGACGCGGTGATCGTCGGCGTCGGCGTGGCCCCGGACGTCGAGCTGGCCGAGGCCGCCGGGCTGGACGTCGACAAGGGAGTGCTCACCGACGAGCGGCTGCGTACCTCCGACCCGGACGTCTACGCCGCGGGCGACGTCGCGCGGTGGCACTCACCGACGTTCGGCCGCCGGCTGCACGTGGAGCACTGGGCCAACGCCCAGGACGGCGGTGCCGCCGCGGGCCGGGCGATGCTGGGCGCCGACGCGGCGTACGACGCGGTGCCGTTCTTCTTCAGCGACCAGTACGACCTGGGCATGGAGTACTCCGGGGACGTCGGGCCGGACGGGTACGACGACGTGGTGGTGCGCGGTGACCTGGACGGACGGGAGTTCGTGGCGTTCTGGCTGCGCAAGGGCCGGGTCGTCGCGGGCATGAACGTCAACGTCTGGGACGTTCAGGACGCCATCCAGGCGCTGATCCGGTCCGGGCGTGAGGTCGATCCGGGCAAGCTCGCCGACGGGGACGTGGACCTGGACGCGGTCTACGCGTAA
- a CDS encoding deoxyguanosinetriphosphate triphosphohydrolase, whose amino-acid sequence MNRTTPGERHEDSSYQPSDVERWVGEPPKSAGRTPFARDRARVLHSAALRRLAAKTQVLGPGIHDFVRTRLTHTLEVAQVGRELGQSLGCDPDVVDTACLAHDLGHPPFGHNGETALDEVCAEAGGFEGNAQTLRLLTRLEAKTFAGDGTGRSAGLNLTRASLDAATKYPWRRGDGPPDAGAKFGVYDDDLEVFGWLRAGVDRRRCLEAQVMDFADDVAYSVHDVEDGVVFGRILLSALADRAERATVWEVVRDWYLPGVADAELDEAYDRLRGFGYWPPTDYDGDRRSLAALKDLTSQLIGRFCLAAEQATHTEYGRGRLVRYRASLVVPHETRVEIAVLKGIAATYVMRSAERVALLSRQREVVHGLVSALRRHAPEGLAPAFRADFAAAPDDAARLRVIIDQTASLTDASAVAMARSLQR is encoded by the coding sequence ATGAACCGAACCACGCCGGGCGAGCGGCACGAGGACTCGAGCTACCAACCCTCCGATGTCGAACGCTGGGTGGGCGAGCCGCCGAAGAGCGCCGGCCGCACGCCGTTCGCCCGCGACCGGGCCCGCGTCCTGCACTCGGCGGCACTGCGCCGGCTCGCCGCCAAGACGCAGGTGCTCGGTCCGGGGATCCACGACTTCGTCCGTACCCGCCTCACGCACACCCTCGAGGTCGCGCAGGTGGGCCGCGAGCTCGGCCAGTCCCTCGGCTGCGACCCCGACGTGGTGGACACCGCCTGCCTGGCCCACGACCTCGGCCACCCGCCGTTCGGGCACAACGGCGAGACCGCGCTGGACGAGGTGTGCGCGGAGGCGGGCGGGTTCGAGGGCAACGCGCAGACGCTGCGGCTGCTGACCCGGCTGGAGGCGAAGACGTTCGCCGGGGATGGTACGGGCCGCAGCGCCGGGCTGAACCTCACCCGGGCCTCCCTCGACGCCGCGACGAAGTACCCCTGGCGGCGCGGTGACGGGCCGCCGGACGCCGGGGCGAAGTTCGGCGTGTACGACGACGACCTGGAGGTCTTCGGCTGGCTGCGGGCCGGCGTCGACCGGCGCCGCTGCCTGGAGGCCCAGGTGATGGACTTCGCCGACGACGTGGCGTACTCCGTGCACGACGTGGAGGACGGCGTGGTGTTCGGCCGGATCCTGCTGTCCGCGCTGGCCGACCGGGCCGAACGCGCCACCGTGTGGGAGGTCGTCCGCGACTGGTACCTCCCCGGCGTCGCGGACGCCGAACTCGACGAGGCGTACGACCGGCTGCGCGGTTTCGGCTACTGGCCGCCGACCGACTACGACGGCGACCGGCGCTCGCTGGCCGCGCTGAAGGACCTCACCAGCCAGCTGATCGGGCGCTTCTGCCTGGCCGCCGAGCAGGCGACGCACACGGAGTACGGCCGGGGCCGGCTGGTCCGCTACCGCGCCTCCCTCGTCGTACCCCACGAGACCCGGGTGGAGATCGCCGTCCTGAAGGGGATCGCCGCGACGTACGTCATGCGGTCGGCCGAACGTGTCGCCCTGCTGTCGCGGCAGCGGGAGGTCGTGCACGGGCTGGTGTCGGCGCTGCGGCGGCACGCGCCGGAGGGGCTGGCGCCGGCGTTCCGGGCCGACTTCGCCGCCGCCCCCGACGACGCCGCCCGGCTGCGGGTGATCATCGACCAGACGGCATCGCTGACCGATGCGTCCGCGGTGGCGATGGCGCGTTCGCTGCAGCGCTGA
- a CDS encoding superoxide dismutase family protein, with translation MKRYAVMLSLFVAAVAVAATTTAVPSAAAAAGEATRKPAQPSVTALARSAAAPTQATQATTQVGRAGQDRPVIAIGRFGPVDDGGNALTYDPALVPAGAQAAVAAYTWPFGTTTVLAVTGLVPRRTYGAHVHVNACGAAPTDAGPHVQFVEDPVQPSVDPRYANPRNEIWLDFRADANGVGYAVSTVYWPITAKDAGSVVIHEHRTSRGHGHAGMAGARLACLTVPFDQAR, from the coding sequence ATGAAACGCTACGCAGTCATGCTGTCACTATTCGTGGCCGCGGTCGCGGTGGCCGCCACCACGACTGCCGTCCCCTCCGCCGCCGCGGCGGCCGGGGAGGCGACCCGAAAGCCCGCGCAGCCCTCGGTCACGGCGCTCGCGCGGTCTGCCGCCGCGCCCACCCAGGCCACCCAGGCCACCACTCAGGTCGGCCGGGCCGGCCAGGACCGTCCGGTCATCGCCATCGGCCGGTTCGGGCCCGTCGACGACGGCGGCAACGCGTTGACGTACGACCCGGCGCTGGTGCCGGCCGGAGCGCAGGCGGCGGTGGCCGCCTACACCTGGCCGTTCGGCACCACCACCGTGCTCGCGGTGACCGGCCTGGTCCCCCGGCGCACCTACGGCGCCCACGTCCACGTGAACGCCTGCGGTGCCGCGCCGACGGACGCCGGTCCGCACGTGCAGTTCGTCGAGGACCCGGTGCAGCCGTCGGTGGACCCGAGGTACGCCAACCCGCGCAACGAGATCTGGCTGGACTTCCGCGCCGACGCCAACGGGGTCGGGTACGCGGTCAGCACCGTCTACTGGCCGATCACCGCCAAGGACGCCGGTTCTGTGGTGATCCACGAGCACCGCACGAGCAGAGGGCACGGACACGCGGGCATGGCCGGTGCGCGGCTGGCCTGCCTGACCGTCCCCTTCGACCAGGCGCGGTAG
- a CDS encoding helix-turn-helix domain-containing protein, which yields MRADSGGGAGRAGGAGGTGGAGGAGGTDEVVRPDGISAGFHAYLGRAGVPGLEHAGDQRAPTSWLIGAHHHDVWELYLQTDGPATRWRVRDRDYTVGRNGLLVVPPGAVHHMVCPASTTWHYVFAAFDAAALLADLPEALPVWQRSAPAYVPDAGSAVAPFEAFLREVTTTQSLRATGLTLTARHLLVEVTRLLTTGEVAGQVGLHPAVAHARRLLDAAPGERLPLAELARAVGLSPAYLGELFTEQLGASPANYHRSLRLRRAEMLLAETDASVTQVAVELGFSSAQHFATAFRARTGRTPREFRRQWRGGRTPAPRVTPNPATPKPVTPKPVTPTSATPKPVCPTSPKVGASTW from the coding sequence ATGCGTGCGGACAGTGGTGGCGGGGCCGGCAGAGCCGGTGGGGCGGGCGGGACTGGTGGGGCCGGCGGGGCGGGCGGAACCGACGAGGTGGTACGGCCGGACGGGATCTCGGCCGGCTTCCACGCCTACCTCGGCCGGGCGGGCGTACCCGGGCTCGAGCACGCCGGCGACCAGCGCGCGCCGACGTCCTGGCTGATCGGCGCCCACCACCACGACGTGTGGGAGCTGTACCTCCAGACCGACGGCCCGGCCACCCGCTGGCGGGTCCGTGACCGCGACTACACCGTGGGCCGCAACGGCCTGCTGGTCGTGCCGCCGGGTGCGGTCCACCACATGGTCTGCCCGGCGAGCACCACCTGGCACTACGTGTTCGCCGCGTTCGACGCCGCCGCCCTGCTGGCGGACCTGCCCGAGGCGTTGCCGGTCTGGCAGCGGTCGGCGCCGGCGTACGTGCCCGACGCGGGCTCGGCGGTCGCGCCGTTCGAGGCGTTCCTGCGCGAGGTCACCACCACCCAGTCGCTGCGGGCCACCGGGCTGACGCTGACCGCGCGGCACCTGCTGGTGGAGGTGACCAGGCTGCTGACCACGGGTGAGGTTGCCGGCCAGGTCGGCCTCCACCCCGCGGTGGCGCACGCCCGCCGGCTGCTGGACGCCGCGCCGGGTGAGCGGCTGCCGCTGGCCGAGCTGGCCCGGGCGGTGGGGCTGTCGCCGGCGTACCTCGGCGAGCTGTTCACCGAGCAGTTGGGCGCCAGCCCGGCGAACTATCACCGGTCGCTGCGGCTGCGCCGGGCGGAGATGCTGCTGGCCGAGACCGACGCGAGCGTCACCCAGGTCGCGGTGGAGCTGGGCTTCTCCTCCGCCCAGCACTTCGCGACCGCGTTCCGTGCCCGCACCGGGCGTACGCCGCGGGAGTTTCGCCGGCAGTGGCGGGGCGGGCGTACGCCGGCGCCCCGGGTCACCCCGAACCCGGCCACCCCCAAGCCGGTCACCCCCAAGCCGGTCACCCCGACGTCGGCAACCCCGAAGCCGGTCTGCCCCACGTCGCCGAAGGTGGGCGCGTCGACGTGGTGA
- a CDS encoding phytanoyl-CoA dioxygenase family protein yields MTTTTEDLLERYADLLPTPEDVAFYQENGYWISGRILPPEVLDSAERGMASFYAGHADRPMPDGSDRVGWRAEHGDVLRKNDYTSLIVDDLATLVRHPLIGACAARLNGEPEIRLWHDQLLYKPSEDGLTESGKVNVGWHTDRQYWRSAASADMLTAWVPFHDVGEREGAVSFVAGSHRWEDDVVLDFFNPDLSTLDAVRKQHDVEVVVAEIPRGAMSIHHCRTVHGSGPNRSGAPRRSMAIHMQPGSNRFVEHTRPDGTLAFHPNDQYVRRDAAGHPDYTDPAACPRLWPPAA; encoded by the coding sequence ATGACGACCACGACCGAAGACCTGCTCGAACGCTACGCCGACCTGCTGCCGACGCCCGAGGACGTGGCGTTCTACCAGGAGAACGGCTACTGGATCTCCGGGCGCATCCTGCCGCCGGAGGTGCTCGACTCCGCCGAACGCGGCATGGCGAGCTTCTACGCCGGGCACGCCGACCGCCCGATGCCCGACGGCAGCGACCGGGTGGGCTGGCGGGCCGAGCACGGCGACGTACTCCGCAAGAACGACTACACGTCGCTGATCGTCGACGACCTGGCCACCCTGGTGCGGCATCCGCTGATCGGCGCCTGCGCGGCCCGCCTCAACGGCGAGCCGGAGATCCGGCTCTGGCACGACCAGCTGCTGTACAAGCCGTCCGAGGACGGCCTCACGGAGTCCGGGAAGGTGAACGTCGGCTGGCACACCGACCGGCAGTACTGGCGCAGCGCGGCGTCCGCCGACATGCTCACCGCCTGGGTGCCCTTCCACGACGTCGGCGAACGCGAGGGCGCGGTGTCCTTCGTGGCCGGCAGCCACCGCTGGGAGGACGACGTGGTGCTGGACTTCTTCAACCCCGACCTGTCCACCCTGGACGCGGTGCGAAAGCAGCACGACGTCGAGGTGGTGGTGGCGGAGATCCCGCGCGGGGCGATGAGCATCCACCACTGCCGTACGGTCCACGGCAGCGGGCCGAACCGCAGCGGCGCGCCGCGGCGGTCGATGGCGATCCACATGCAGCCGGGGTCGAACCGCTTCGTGGAGCACACCCGGCCCGACGGCACCCTCGCCTTCCACCCCAACGACCAGTACGTACGCCGCGACGCCGCCGGCCACCCCGACTACACCGACCCGGCCGCCTGCCCGCGGCTGTGGCCGCCCGCCGCCTGA
- a CDS encoding XRE family transcriptional regulator, protein MADQLNTYLFRVTGREFGIDANYVGKLERGVIRWPQKLYRDAFRAVLGASTDRELGFFNPRRAPALAGNGGAGGVGGAGTGTTGSGSNGHSGTAGDSGGTAALSVRIGASGAPAAGSGAGGAGGAGLVPAAAFALLGPLEATPIPSRIGRDEIGHVRAAAVLFSRWDHSYGGGFVRDAVVAQLRWSARLLQAGAGHRERLELHEAVGHLAHVAGFMAFDAYAFTDAERLFRFALACAEAAGTWHLRAKVLSSMARLAVWRGQAATALGLTDLALVRSDRITPTEQAMLLTARARGLARLGRTRETLRVVGAADDAFARSNPAEDPPWMAYYDAAQHAGDTGHALFDLEVRGYPTEAGRRLAAAVAGHTPVYARSRTISRIKLASLLMATDDPREGVAVGTPALEGAGRLRSRRTAEDLRELRRYAGQHANVPDVADLRRRIGTLVG, encoded by the coding sequence ATGGCAGACCAGCTGAACACGTACCTGTTCCGGGTCACCGGTCGCGAGTTCGGAATCGACGCCAACTACGTGGGGAAGCTCGAGCGCGGAGTCATTCGCTGGCCGCAGAAGCTCTACCGGGACGCGTTCCGGGCCGTTCTCGGGGCGAGTACCGACCGGGAGCTGGGCTTCTTCAACCCGCGGCGGGCGCCGGCCCTGGCCGGCAACGGTGGTGCCGGAGGTGTCGGTGGTGCCGGTACCGGGACCACCGGTTCCGGGAGCAACGGTCACTCCGGGACCGCGGGAGATTCCGGCGGGACCGCAGCGTTGTCGGTGCGTATAGGCGCGAGTGGTGCGCCCGCGGCCGGTTCCGGTGCCGGCGGTGCCGGCGGTGCTGGACTGGTGCCGGCCGCCGCGTTCGCGCTGCTCGGCCCGCTGGAGGCGACCCCGATACCGTCGCGGATCGGCCGGGACGAGATCGGGCACGTGCGGGCGGCCGCGGTGCTGTTCAGCCGCTGGGACCACAGCTACGGCGGCGGTTTCGTACGGGACGCCGTGGTCGCACAGCTGCGCTGGTCGGCCCGGCTGCTGCAGGCCGGCGCCGGGCACCGCGAACGCCTGGAACTGCACGAGGCGGTCGGGCATCTCGCGCACGTGGCCGGGTTCATGGCCTTCGACGCGTACGCCTTCACCGACGCGGAACGGCTGTTCCGGTTCGCGCTCGCCTGCGCGGAGGCGGCGGGCACCTGGCACCTGCGGGCGAAGGTGCTCTCCTCGATGGCCCGGCTGGCGGTCTGGCGGGGCCAGGCCGCCACGGCGCTCGGGCTGACCGACCTGGCCCTGGTCCGCTCGGACCGGATCACCCCCACCGAGCAGGCGATGCTGCTCACCGCGCGGGCGCGCGGACTGGCCCGGCTGGGCCGCACCCGGGAGACCCTGCGGGTGGTCGGCGCGGCCGACGACGCGTTCGCCCGTTCCAACCCGGCCGAGGACCCGCCGTGGATGGCGTATTACGACGCGGCCCAGCACGCCGGCGACACCGGGCACGCGTTGTTCGACCTGGAGGTACGCGGATATCCGACCGAGGCCGGCCGGCGGCTGGCCGCCGCGGTGGCCGGGCACACCCCGGTCTACGCCCGGTCCCGCACCATCTCCCGGATCAAGCTCGCGTCGCTGCTGATGGCGACCGACGACCCGCGGGAGGGAGTGGCGGTGGGAACGCCCGCGCTGGAGGGCGCGGGCCGGCTGCGGTCCCGGCGTACCGCGGAGGACCTGCGTGAGCTCCGGAGGTACGCCGGGCAGCACGCGAACGTCCCCGACGTGGCCGACCTCCGCCGCCGGATCGGCACCCTGGTCGGCTGA
- the ppdK gene encoding pyruvate, phosphate dikinase produces the protein MFVYGFAQGNKDMRDLLGGKGANLAEMTNLGLPVPPGFTITTEACRTYLETGREPAGLHEEVGRHLANVEAVRGRRLGDPADPLLVSVRSGAKFSMPGMMDTVLNIGLTDRSVRGLAEQAGDERFAWDSYRRLLQMYGRTVLGIDGPHFDDALDALKRDRGAAHDVDLDAGALRELVLTYKGIVRAESGRDFPQDPREQLDAAIRAVFDSWNAPRAITYRRQERISADLGTAVNVVAMVFGNLGSDSGTGVAFTRDPASGARGVYGDYLANAQGEDVVAGIRNTVPLTELAQLDKVSYDELLDIMATLEGHYRDLCDIEFTIERGRLWMLQTRVGKRTAAAAFRIATQLVDEGLITEDEALARVDGHQLAQLMFPRFDDRAARRAVAHGMNASPGAAVGRAVFDTATAVEWNATGEQVILVRRETNPDDLDGMIAARGILTSRGGKTSHAAVVARGMGKTCVCGVETLDIDVARGRFTAPGGVEVAEGDVISIDGTTGDVFLGEVPVVDSPVVRYFEGELDPGAAQADELVRSVHRLMAVADSRRRLGVRANADLPEDAARARAMGAAGIGLCRTEHMFLGDRRHYVEALILAENDAERTAALAELLPLQRADFEGLLAAMDGLPVTVRLLDPPLHEFLPDLTDLSVRVALAKERGEQAPRDEKLLRAVRRLHEQNPMMGLRGVRLGLVVPGLYALQVRAVAEAAAARERAGGDPRVEVMIPLVSTVQELELSREEAERTIAGVRDRTGFTRPIPVGTMVELPRAALTAGAIARTADFFSFGTNDLTQTTWGFSRDDVEAAFFAAYLERGVFGVSPFESLDVAGVGRLVELAVREGRAARPDLKLGVCGEHGGDPDSVHFFHDAGLDYVSCSAFRVPVARLEAGRAAVLADTDAGSASR, from the coding sequence ATGTTCGTGTACGGATTTGCCCAGGGAAACAAGGACATGCGGGACCTGCTCGGCGGGAAGGGCGCGAACCTCGCCGAGATGACCAACCTCGGCCTGCCGGTCCCGCCCGGGTTCACCATCACCACCGAGGCGTGTCGTACCTACCTCGAGACCGGGCGGGAACCGGCCGGGCTGCACGAGGAGGTCGGCAGGCACCTGGCGAACGTCGAGGCGGTACGCGGCAGGCGGCTGGGTGATCCCGCCGACCCGCTGCTGGTCTCGGTGCGTTCGGGGGCGAAGTTCTCCATGCCGGGCATGATGGACACGGTGCTCAACATCGGGCTGACCGACCGCTCCGTGCGTGGCCTCGCCGAGCAGGCCGGTGACGAGCGGTTCGCCTGGGACTCCTACCGCCGGCTGCTGCAGATGTACGGCAGGACGGTGCTCGGCATCGACGGCCCGCACTTCGACGACGCGCTGGACGCGCTGAAGCGGGACCGCGGCGCGGCGCACGACGTGGACCTGGACGCGGGGGCGCTGCGCGAACTCGTCCTTACGTACAAGGGAATCGTGCGCGCGGAGAGCGGCCGGGACTTCCCGCAGGATCCACGCGAGCAGCTGGACGCCGCGATCCGGGCGGTGTTCGACAGCTGGAACGCACCGCGGGCGATCACCTACCGCCGCCAGGAACGCATCAGCGCCGACCTCGGCACCGCGGTCAACGTGGTGGCGATGGTGTTCGGCAACCTCGGCTCCGACTCCGGCACCGGTGTGGCGTTCACCCGCGACCCCGCCTCGGGTGCGCGCGGCGTCTACGGCGACTACCTCGCCAACGCGCAGGGCGAGGACGTGGTCGCCGGTATCCGCAACACCGTCCCGCTGACCGAGCTCGCCCAACTGGACAAGGTGTCCTACGACGAACTGCTGGACATCATGGCCACCCTCGAGGGCCACTACCGCGACCTGTGCGACATCGAGTTCACCATCGAACGCGGCCGGCTGTGGATGCTGCAGACCCGGGTGGGCAAGCGGACCGCGGCCGCGGCGTTCCGGATCGCCACCCAGCTCGTCGACGAGGGCCTGATCACCGAGGACGAGGCGCTGGCCCGGGTCGACGGTCACCAGCTCGCCCAGCTGATGTTCCCGCGGTTCGACGACCGCGCCGCCAGACGGGCGGTGGCGCACGGCATGAACGCCTCACCGGGCGCGGCCGTGGGGCGGGCGGTGTTCGACACCGCCACCGCGGTGGAGTGGAACGCCACCGGCGAGCAGGTGATCCTCGTCCGCCGGGAGACCAACCCCGACGACCTGGACGGGATGATCGCCGCCCGCGGCATCCTCACCAGCCGGGGCGGCAAGACCTCCCACGCCGCCGTGGTCGCGCGCGGCATGGGCAAGACGTGCGTGTGCGGAGTGGAGACGCTGGACATCGACGTGGCCCGCGGCCGCTTCACCGCGCCAGGCGGGGTGGAGGTCGCCGAGGGCGACGTGATCTCCATCGACGGTACGACCGGAGACGTCTTCCTGGGCGAGGTTCCGGTCGTCGACTCACCCGTCGTGCGTTATTTCGAAGGGGAACTGGACCCCGGTGCGGCGCAGGCCGACGAGCTGGTGCGTTCGGTGCACCGGCTGATGGCGGTCGCCGACTCCCGCCGCCGGCTCGGCGTACGCGCGAACGCCGACCTGCCCGAGGACGCCGCGCGCGCCCGGGCGATGGGTGCGGCCGGCATCGGGTTGTGCCGTACCGAGCACATGTTCCTCGGCGACCGCCGGCACTACGTCGAGGCGCTGATCCTCGCCGAGAACGACGCGGAGCGGACCGCCGCGCTGGCGGAGCTGCTGCCGTTGCAGCGCGCCGACTTCGAGGGACTGCTGGCGGCGATGGACGGGCTGCCGGTCACGGTGCGGCTGCTCGACCCGCCGCTGCACGAGTTCCTGCCCGACCTCACCGACCTGTCCGTACGGGTGGCGCTGGCGAAGGAACGGGGCGAGCAGGCCCCGCGCGACGAGAAGCTGCTGCGCGCGGTCCGGCGGCTGCACGAGCAGAACCCGATGATGGGGCTGCGCGGCGTCCGGCTCGGGCTGGTCGTACCCGGCCTGTACGCCCTGCAGGTGCGGGCCGTCGCCGAGGCGGCCGCGGCCCGGGAGCGCGCCGGCGGCGACCCGCGGGTCGAGGTGATGATCCCGCTGGTGAGCACCGTCCAGGAGTTGGAGCTCAGCCGCGAGGAGGCCGAGCGGACCATCGCCGGCGTCCGCGACCGCACCGGGTTCACCCGGCCGATCCCCGTCGGGACGATGGTCGAGCTGCCCCGGGCTGCGCTGACCGCCGGTGCGATCGCCCGGACGGCGGACTTCTTCTCCTTCGGTACCAACGACCTCACCCAGACGACCTGGGGGTTCTCCCGCGACGACGTGGAGGCGGCGTTCTTCGCGGCCTACCTCGAACGCGGCGTCTTCGGGGTCTCGCCGTTCGAGTCCCTCGACGTCGCCGGGGTCGGCCGTCTCGTCGAGCTCGCCGTACGGGAGGGCCGGGCGGCCCGCCCGGACCTCAAGCTCGGGGTGTGCGGCGAGCACGGCGGCGACCCGGACTCGGTGCACTTCTTCCACGACGCCGGCCTGGACTACGTCTCGTGCTCGGCGTTCCGGGTCCCGGTGGCCAGGCTGGAGGCCGGCCGGGCGGCGGTGCTCGCCGACACCGACGCGGGCAGCGCCAGCAGGTGA
- a CDS encoding oxygenase MpaB family protein, translating to MAARKDHGLFGPGSVTWQVHGEHVMWVAGVRALYLQALYPRVMRGTFQNSALFDRKKAWARFLRTTDFVAMRTYGSTAQVKEAGRRVRAIHANLTGYDPDTDETFRLDEPEGLLWVHCGEIDSYVDIARRAGILGSDEEADAYVSESRRAAEVVGIKRADAPASRADLADYFAMMRPKLYLCDEARQGMLNSFNPPFPFRLAPLRLVVPSLNTLAFMALPRWARRIFGVPTLPTTELSVTLSLRAVHQATSLLPPPPLPVAVAGAA from the coding sequence ATGGCGGCGCGCAAGGACCACGGACTGTTCGGCCCCGGCTCGGTCACCTGGCAGGTGCACGGTGAGCACGTCATGTGGGTGGCGGGCGTCCGCGCGCTGTACCTCCAGGCGCTGTACCCGCGGGTCATGCGCGGCACCTTCCAGAACTCCGCGCTGTTCGACCGGAAGAAGGCCTGGGCGCGGTTCCTGCGTACGACCGACTTCGTGGCGATGCGCACCTACGGCAGCACGGCGCAGGTGAAGGAGGCCGGCCGGCGGGTGCGGGCCATCCACGCGAACCTCACCGGCTACGACCCCGACACCGACGAGACGTTCCGGCTGGACGAGCCGGAGGGCCTGCTGTGGGTGCACTGCGGTGAGATCGACTCCTACGTCGACATCGCCCGCAGGGCAGGCATCCTGGGCAGCGACGAGGAGGCCGACGCCTACGTCTCGGAGAGCAGGCGGGCCGCCGAGGTGGTCGGCATCAAGCGCGCCGACGCGCCCGCCTCCCGGGCCGACCTCGCCGACTACTTCGCCATGATGCGGCCGAAGCTGTACCTCTGCGACGAAGCCCGCCAGGGCATGCTGAACTCCTTCAACCCGCCGTTTCCGTTCCGGCTGGCGCCGCTGCGGCTGGTGGTGCCCTCGCTCAACACGCTCGCCTTCATGGCGCTGCCGCGCTGGGCCCGCCGCATCTTCGGCGTACCCACGCTGCCGACCACCGAACTGTCCGTCACGCTCAGTCTGCGGGCCGTCCACCAGGCCACCTCGCTGCTGCCGCCCCCGCCGCTTCCCGTGGCCGTGGCCGGCGCGGCGTAG